The Henckelia pumila isolate YLH828 chromosome 2, ASM3356847v2, whole genome shotgun sequence genome includes a window with the following:
- the LOC140882771 gene encoding uncharacterized protein codes for MSRTLVQPIGQKRLTNVAVVRLRKHGNRFEIACYKNKVLSWRSGVEKDVDEVLQSHTVYSNVSKGVLAKTKDLTAAFGTDDQTKICLDILEKGELQVAGKERDSKLSSQFRDIATLVMQKTFNPETRRPYTISMIERLMHDIHFAVDPNSSSKKQALEVIRELQKHFPIKRSPMRLRLTLPEQNVSNLLETIDGWNSTVVSRDESGSQLSVICELEPSLFRDCDALMRNLQGRLDILAVNVHDTSVDRFDDLEDESSSMQKESDGPVVQLSEKLQKQTLSAKDEKSEGEGKQQRCSTCNTLVGSAEEYREHFKSDWHKHNLRRKTRQLPPLTAVECMADLELGDSKADLKDYSF; via the exons ATGTCGAGGACACTGGTTCAGCCGATAGGCCAGAAGAGGCTCACGAACGTAGCGGTCGTCCGCCTCAGGAAACACGGCAATCGTTTTGAGATCGCTTGTTATAAGAATAAAGTGCTATCTTGGCGCTCTGGCGT AGAGAAAGATGTTGATGAAGTGTTGCAATCCCATACTGTCTATTCCAATGTTTCAAAGGGTGTTCTTGCTAAGACAAAAGATCTGACTGCAGCGTTTGGTACAGATGATCAGACCAAAATATGTTTGGAT ATTTTGGAGAAAGGAGAGTTACAAGTTGCAGGAAAGGAGAGGGATTCAAAATTATCAAGTCAATTTAGGGATATTGCAACTTTAGTAATGCAGAAGACTTTTAATCCTGAAACTCGACGACCTTATACTATAAGCATGATTGAACGGCTCATGCATGACATACATTTTGCTGTTGATCCAAACAGTAGCTCAAAGAAACAG GCTTTAGAAGTCATTCGAGAGCTTCAGAAACACTTTCCCATAAAACGATCTCCAATGAGACTCCGATTAACCTTGCCCGAACAGAATGTATCTAATCTCTTGGAAACGATTGATGGTTGGAATTCCACGGTTGTTTCTAGAGATGAATCTGGAAGTCAGTTATCTGTT ATTTGTGAACTGGAACCAAGTCTTTTTCGTGACTGTGATGCCTTGATGAGGAATCTACAAGGAAGACTGGACATTCTCGCAGTCAATGTTCACGATACCTCGGTTGATCGTTTCGATGATCTTGAAGACGAATCATCAAGCATGCAGAAGGAATCTGATGGGCCAGTTGTTCAGCTGAGTGAGAAGCTGCAGAAGCAAACTCTCTCTGCGAAAGATGAGAAGTCCGAGGGAGAGGGAAAACAACAAAGATGCAGCACGTGCAACACGCTCGTGGGCAGTGCCGAAGAGTACAGGGAACACTTCAAAAGCGACTGGCACAAACACAACCTAAGACGAAAGACCAGGCAACTTCCCCCCTTGACTGCTGTAGAATGCATGGCTGATTTGGAACTTGGTGATTCAAAAGCTGATTTAAAGGATTACTCGTTTTGA